The stretch of DNA AAACCCTCCAATGTATTCCATTTCATTGCGTAGAAGTCCAGGTCATTACAATCATCTACAAGGTTCTGTAAGATGTAGCTGCTGCGTTACTTCTCCGATGTCAACAAATACTATTCTTTGCCTTGCTGTCTTCATTCCTGCCATACTGCCCTCTTGTTACTCCAAGAACATGCCAGTCATGGCCCCTCCTCAGAGCCTTTGTACCTGtcatttcttctgcctgaaacGCTCCTCCACAATAGCCATATGGCTTGCTTCTCTCAGGTGTTTGCTCGAATATCTTCTCACTGAGGTTGTCCCTAACCTATTTAATGTCACACTCCCTATCCAGCCATCCCATCccccttttctgctttttttctccatatCATTAAGTACTATctcatatactatatattttacttattttttaaaactttgtgaaTATTTGTACCCCAATTCAACAGAGTCTTAGAGGATGAGAAAGTTTTCCAGGCAAAGAACATTCAGTTCTCAGAGGGTAGGAATTTTTGTCGGTTTTGTTCACTGCTGGTTCCTAAGCACCTAGAACAGTACATATGGCATGTGACAGATGCTCAACAAATCACTGTTGAATGGATTAATATCTGAAATGTGGATAATAACCGTATGAACATTAACTTATTTTGTGTTCTCAAAAATATCCAAGCCTCCAAAGGTTGGTATTAGGTCCTCTGCACTGGCAATACCAACCTTTCTCTCATCGTCCCTTTGATACTTAAGTGCATgagacaaacagaaacaaaaaacactgcAATTAGTCATCAAGCCAAGTGTGAGCTTGGCAATAAGTAAACAGGAGGCAATGACAGGTATGTATCATATGGGATCAGAAGTTCTTTATGACCTGTTTTCAACTGCACCACATCAGAGAGTCTTCCCTCCTGCTAGGATCCTAGgacacccaccccagcctcctaacTGGACTCTCTGATTCTGTCATTAGTCACAGCGAGTACTCAAAGCAGGAGGGATGACAGCCTTTTGACATTTAAATCAAAACTTGGGCCTTCCGGGGTGGTATTTCTTATTGATAAAAGACATCAAGTTACCTAAAAGGTTATATCTCCCTAACTCCCTGAAAAATACTACGGCTTGGTGGAAAAGTTAAATTCAGGGTTGGGTCCAGCCAGTCGAGGTCTCCTAGTATGAATTCAGTGGCACAGGACACTCCTGTTTTGGGATTTTCTGTCAGTCAGTAGAAATTACTCTACGTGGCCCCCTTCCCTAACCTAAGACCACCACTTTCTGCCCATGAGACATGAAACAAATCATGGTTAGAATTGGTAGGGGTCCCCTGAGTCCAAAATGCTTTGGGGGAAGATGCTGGCTCATATCTTGCTTGGACCTAACTGCATATCCTCTGCTGCGTCTGAGGGCGTAGGATGGATCCTGTTAGGTAAGCAGGAAAGTGGGACATCAGCAGTAAGCAGAAGGAATGGCATGCACTTACCAGGCACTCAGCGCAACGGACACAGAGCCTCGCCATGCATGCATCTTCCTCCTCCTGATCAGTGCTGTAAAAAGAGGACAAACCACATCTGAATCACCACTATGCTCAATAGAGTAGAGCAGTTGAAAGTACAGGTGTTGAAATGAGACAGGTCTGGTTTTAGATTCCAGCTCTTCCACTCACTAGCTGGGTgactgggcaaattatttaagcCCCagaagcctgtttcctcatctgtaaagtgcatatattggccaggcgcagtggttcatgcctgtaatcccagcactttgggaggatgaggtgggtggatcagctgaagtcaggagctcgagaccagcctggccaacatgacgaaaccccatctctactaaaaatacaaaaattagctgggcatacaattacacacctgtaattccacttactcaggaggctaaggtgtgaaatcacttgaacccagaaggcagaggttgcagtgagccaagattagaGTGAGTGacactcccgtctcaaaaaacaaacaaacagaaaaatgcacatatcaccaCCCACTCTTAAAGCATAGTTGTTaggagtaaataaaaaataaatacatgcgaAACACATaccatagtgcctggcacataataactgctcaataaataatcACTCATTCAGAAGTGTAGCGAGCACTGACAAAGTCTCAACATTGTGCTAGCCTGGaggtaaaaagataaataaaacttggGGCTGTAAAGAGCTCATGATGGGGGTGAAAGACCTGTTACAACTTAACAAATACGTTATAATGCAGTGTGATAAGAGTTTTAATAGAGTTAAGGTCAAACTGCTGTAGCAGCAAAGAGCGAGGAGTGACTAATTGTTCCCTGAGGACTCAGGGAAACTCAAGAGAAGGGGCTATTTCAGCTGGGTCTTGGAGGATAAGAAAGAGTTTCCAGGCAaacaagagaaggaaggagggcatTACCAGCAAGACAAAAGGCAGGGTCTTAGAGGATGAGAAAGagttaggaaaaatatttgaccTAAGTATAGTATGTTAGGGCAAATAAATAAGTTCATGGCAGCTGGGACGTAGGGAGATGTCAGGAAACAATGTGACTTAGAGTAAAATCATAAGGAGTTTTGGATACCATGCTTAGAAATAGACATTAGCATTTTTTACCAAGAGTTCTTTGCCTTTTTAGAGCCACAGCTTCCTTGGAAAGGGCACAGGATGCTCTCTTATTATTgaataaatgcacacacacacacacacacacacacacacacacacacacagaattctGGACCTTCTCAATGTAAGACTCCCCTCCCCTGACATAGAAAATGGAGAACAGGAGTTTtatatagatttttgttttgatttccttttactacatttatttttagggAATATACTAGATCGCGCCTGCTCACTGGcagaataatgtttaataaaTCTTTTTGATAACCACAATCTATGTAGCCCCTCACTTCAGAACATATGCTGACCAAGAATAGATCTTGCTTATTCAAATTGCTTTTGCCCTCCACAGCTATTCTTAAAGCCTCTCTCATTGCTCAGGCATTTTCTATCAGGAAACATCATCAGCTCAGTGCTAAAtacaagcagaaggaaaaatagtTGACCTGGAATTGAAAGAATGAAACATCAACTTCAGAATTTATTCAGACCATGGCACTGTACAATCTGATTTCCAAAGCAGAAGAGTAGGACCATATATCaactcccccatctctctccaaATTAATATTCACATACTTCACTTTCAACCTTCCTTTTGGCAGCCCTTAGCAGAACTATTCTCTTTGAAAAGAAAGTTCACCAGCAGAACTAAACTCGGTCCAGAAGAAAGGAAGGTGTGGATGTGGGGGTCTGGGAAGGGCGCTAAGGAGGAAACAGGTTTGCTGCCCAGGGCTCCTGCTGGACTTACTCATCTGAAACCTCAATAGACGACTTCTTATAGCCAGACCTGCTCCTCTTCTTCAGCCCAGCAGCCTTCCTCCCCATTCTCACCAGCAGCAGAGCAACCACCACGGCTGAGGGCACAAAGACGAGGATGGAAAGAAGGGCCACAGAGGAAAGCATGGTGCCAAAACCTAGAGGTGGAGAAAGAGAAGGTAAAAGACAGGGACATGCAAATATGCCTCCTGTGACGTGAGCAACTAGGTTCTACTTTTGCTCTTATATTTGTTCTGATTACAAAAGTAATGAATCATTGTGTAAAAGGTAGGAAATACACAAAAGtacaatgaagaataaaaatgtacCCACGATCCCACTCCTAGGAAGAAGACTTTGGTATCTACCCATTTAATCGTCTTCTAGGGGTACTGGGTATGGGGTGCATGGggggcatatatatttttaagtatggatcataaattacatattatttttaacctcctttttaaacttattatatgataaataattaataattccTTCCAGATGTGATGTGtaatggctgcatagcattctatCATATTGAATAATTTATAGAACTAATCCTCTAATGCTGGACATTCAAGTTGTTGCAAATTCTTAGAATCTATAAGTCACATTCGGATGGCCAGGCTTGTACATAAATCTTCATCTTTAGCTCTAATTCCTTAAGATGAAATTTACAATGGAATTACTAGATCAAAGGGCCTAAACTTTTAAGGCACCTGATTCATactgccaaactgccttccagCAAAACTGtaccattttcttcttctgccaGGAGTATGAATGTGCTCATCTTTGAAACCTACAAGTTATtacctttaaaagaaaagaagtaagaaagtgagagagacagaaagcaagaaagggaaagagaaggaagaaatgagagagggagagaggaagggaaggagaaaagaagggaagtggggaaggaagaaggaaggaagggagggagagaaggagggaaaaagggagggagagaaacttGAAAAAGACTTGAGAAATGATGACGAATCTATAATGACCCATAATGTGCCTCTAAATCTTTGGCTCAAATCCAATTAAGGACTAGAATGACCACTTAATCGTCATCAGGGAATAacgtagaaaaaaaaaatcagtacttAATCTACTCTCCTCCTGTTTCACGGTAAAGGGAAACTACTGTTCTTTGCAACGTAAAAGAAAGGCACTACCTCTCATGGTTAGGGGGGTACCCTTTCAAGACACAGGCAAGAACACTATCTCATAACTGGGAGTATGAACATGCTAGGAGGACTGGAATACTTCCATTTCACAAAGATAACAACCCTATATTTGCTCAGGGGTTTTCTATGCATTCCATAagaactttgattttaaaattttaaaaaagggtaATGGAGAAACTATGACAACATCTGAAGagaaaattcagtttttaaaataaagattaaaaattcaCCCCAACATACATATTGGGATGGCAGAAAAATTACTTTGACTCAATGATTTAATGACCCAACTGGCTTACAAAGATAGACAGCTTTGTTTATCATTGAGCTCTCCAGAAAGCACCACCGCAGTCACAGAGCACTGCAGAAGAAGGTTGGTGGCAATGAGCTTACCCCTTTCTGTGACTGTTAGCTCTGTCATGGGAATATTATGGTGCACATCTGGGGGATTCTTCACAGCACAGCTGAATGTCCCATTGTCCTTTATGGTAGGGTTGCTTATACTTATAGATGCATCCCCTTTGTATACATTTCCAACCCAGGAAATCCGATCCCGAAATGTGCCTGCTGTGGTTGGGTACTGGAAAGACTGATAATGAAATATCTAAGAAAGCAATACCATGAGAGAAAAAGTTAACTTGgaaaatgcaatgaaaatatAAACCTCAGTAGgtccaaaataaaatacaactgtataatggtgtggttttttttttttttcagcggGGCaactttttatgcttttttaacCTCCATCCTATAGGTTAACAAAATTGATCAGAAAAAGGCCCAATGAGAGACTTCTGGGACCCTAATCCTTGAATCGCTTCTAAATTCTCCCTGGAACCCTAAAGTAATAGTTCTCAACCAGAGGCAATTTCACCCTCCAAGAGATATTGGCagtatctgaagacattttcgattgtcacaactggggagatgctactggcatctagtgggtagaagccagggatgctagtaaacatcctacaatgcgcAGGACAGCACCCAcaataaagaattatctggctcaaaatgtcaacagtgccaaaGTTGGGAAACTTGGTTCTAAAGTAGCGTCTCATATTTGAATAGCACTCTATAGTTTGCCAATAATTGCCACACATTTACTCACTTGAGCCTCACAACTACATTGAACTACATGAGGCAGGTATAATTATCCCAAACGTATAAAAAgggaaacaggctgggcatggtggctcatgcctgtaattccagcactttgggaggccgaggtgagcggatcacttgagctcaggagttcaggaccagcctggccaacatggtgaaaccccatctctactaaaaatacaaaaattagccaagcgtggtggcatacacctgtaatcccagctgcttgggaggctgagacacgaaaattgcttgaacccaggaggtagagattgcagtgagccaagattgtgccattgcactccagcctgggcaatggagctagactctgcctcaaaaaaagaggaaagaaagaaagaaaacaaagccaaacaaaaGACTAAGTGAGTTGCTCTAAGGTATACAACTAGTAAGTGACAAAAGggagatttttgctttttctcaaagGAGGAGAGTGTCATATAATTCAGCCTCTCTCAAGTTATCTACCTTGACAATTAATATAATCCCTAAGTCTAATACGTGATAAGTACTCAATGAATATATGTTGAATTAAAACAATGCTGCCTAGGACTTGATCAGACATTTCATCACCAAAAGTCTAATTatcagacacttatcaaaagccTTGATTAGACACTTCATCACCAAAAGCCTAATTATACCTGGGGCAGGCCAGGCAGGTATTACAATACAATATGACTTACGCAATATGGCTTATGCAAAATACaggctttcctctttctttgttaCTTGGTACCTTCCCATTTAGGAACCTGGGTATTTACAACCACTGAATTGCCCAATTTTGAAAGGCAACTTCCCAGAAAAGATGCTGACtcacttatttgttcatttgtttatgcatttattcaacaaatatttggtgCAGATTTCtaatgtgctaggcactgttaaGCAAAAGGATACGGAGGGAGCCACACAGGCATAGTTCCTactctcatggaacttacatttagTGATAAAGACAGATAATGAGAAATAATAACTGTTGAACATTTCAAAGGGGGTAAAGAATCCTTACCACTAATTATCAGCATCAGTGTGAAAGAGTTTGGAACTCCTTATTGACAAAACACGGCCCATTGTATA from Piliocolobus tephrosceles isolate RC106 chromosome 13, ASM277652v3, whole genome shotgun sequence encodes:
- the MPZL3 gene encoding myelin protein zero-like protein 3; amino-acid sequence: MQQSGAAGGRGYALFPLLGVLFFQGVYIVLSLEIHADAHVRGYVGEKIKLKCTFKSTSDVTDKLTIDWTYRPPSSSRTVSIFHYQSFQYPTTAGTFRDRISWVGNVYKGDASISISNPTIKDNGTFSCAVKNPPDVHHNIPMTELTVTERGFGTMLSSVALLSILVFVPSAVVVALLLVRMGRKAAGLKKRSRSGYKKSSIEVSDDTDQEEEDACMARLCVRCAECLDSDYEETY